A stretch of DNA from Takifugu rubripes chromosome 15, fTakRub1.2, whole genome shotgun sequence:
AGGAGCAGGGACTTTGGAAGCAGAGGTAAAACACGTTCCTCTTTAGGAATTGGTACAAATGTTTTGGGTTTTCAAGGCGAGATTGAACAAGGTTTGTTTATTTCTCCTTCCAGCCATAAATCGTCTTCGATCCAGAAGGAGACTCCaaagaaaaaaccaaaactgGAGCTAAAGCCATCTAACGGGGACAGGTATTATAAGAGAGAGGGGATGGATGTAACCCATCAGAGCACTCGCTTCATGCTCTTTTCATTCTTACACCAGTAGCTCCATCACACAGTCGATGGATTCCGGAGGCACAGACAACTTCATTCTCATCAGCCAGTTGAAGGAAGAAGTGATGTCACTGAAGAGACTTCTGCAGCAAAGGGACCAAACCATTCTGGAGAAAGACCGCAAGGTGGGTATTGACAGGCCTCCACTGACCCTTTTATTTAtccatttgtatttatttaacacgtTTATGCATTTCACCTGTAGCTAACAGAGCTTAAAGCAGACTTTCAGTACCAGGAATCCAATATGAGGGTGAAAATGAACCAAATGGAGAAGTCTCACAAGGATTctatggagctgcagcaggtacACTCTAATAGAACCACGTGTTCTATATGACTATGAATACAATTATGTGTTCTAGTATTAGGaatctttattttaattctCTGTTACTTAGTACACACGGAAAGCTAGTGATCGATCAATAATACGTCTCATCATCATATCATATCCAACTAAGGGGAAATATAATAGAGAATTTAAGAGATAATCTGAAGTGGGGGACTTTTAAGGTGCACAAGGAAATAACACATAGTATATCGATTTCACATGACAAAAGGGATCATTTTGGCATGATTACAGGCATTTTTAGCTGAAAATGTTTCCCACGAAAGCAACCAGTTTTAAAccattcagtgttttttttctgacacATTTGTTTCCACAGGCCAAGAACAGAGAGCTAATGAAACAAGTGGCGGCTCTCTCTAAAGGAAAAAAGTTTGACCGGACAGGAAGTTCTCTGCTTCTGCCCTAACAATAGGTGGGCCAGTGGGTCACGACAGGGATCGACTTCACTGTTCCAACACTGTGAAAGTCTCCCTCTTGTGTTTGCTCATCGCCATCGACGCTCGTCCTTTCTTAAGCGGTTACAGCCAGAGACCACAGACGGGGATCAGTTACTGAGTCAAAGGAATCTTTCTCTTCTtgtcaacacattttaaatattttccaaCAACTTTTCCCACTGGATTGATGTGACTCTGGTTGAAAGACTGAGCCCCCACTTTTACAAATTCCAGGCCAGAACTGAATGCATCACATGCAAACGTGGGTAGCATTCTGTTGTCTTGGTGCATCCacttcagtttgttttttttaaatgatgtcacttagtttatttattcaaatgtaTTTCTTATCTTTTTTTATTCCATTACAATGAACTCGAGGGATATTCCACATGTTGGGGCTTTTCTTCCATAGATATCGCATATATTTTTCTAAAGTGATGGGTGAAAGTTCTCCCTAAAGCGAGAGCCCGTGCAACTCAACATTTTATGCAAACGTGGGATGGGTGACTGTTGAGCTGCCGCTCAAACCTAGATGGCTCTAACTATTCAGAAATCAACAGTTCAAGGCTGTCTGAGTTTAAAGGCTGTTTTCCCTTTAGTGGAACGATTGTAGTACTGCATGATTTACTGCCAGACACGGGTTGACATTGTGGACAGACGTGCATCTTGCTCCCATCTTtccattattctttttttaagaatTGTGTGTAAAAGTTTTACTGGGGTCGGCCATTGTATTTAAACTATTGCTTGTTTATGTTTTAGTGAAAACAGTGTGTGTCTGGTAAGGCCAGTTAAAATGAAATGCCTGTAGATGCTTTTTAAAGGAACACACCATGCATTATTGGGCTGGTTTCATACTGTGGCATCCACAATCTCTTTTGTACTTTTTTCCAAAACAAGTgttttaaaaactattaaaaaacTGGCTAAATGTAACACTTGCTTTTTTGTTACTCAACATATACTCCAAATGTTGAACATTTGAAATTTAAATGTTTCGGCACTAatgaatttctgctttttttgtttaCTGTTGTGTTATTTACCAATACATGGTGTCGGGTAGATCAGCGGCCTTCAGACTTAGAATTTAATGCTGAGGTAGACTGATGTACCTCACAGGTGTGCAAACACATGGCCTATGTGTtctgtaaaaaaataataatctgaaAATCCTACAATGTAGATGGTTGTGGGATAAATACTTTACAATCACAAGAGGTACAGCTTGTAGAAATTTAGACAGTAACTTAAGACAGTGTTTGGGATTTTTGAATAAATACAATTGATGGAAGATTCAGCGTAAATTGTCAGTGAGGAAAGCTTAATCAAGAAAATCCATCTGAGCTTAAATCGAATACTATAAACAATGCATATATTTTCTCTTGTATCTACATTCGTATATTTACTTAGATTCTCGATTGAATTTAAGGCAATAATGCATATAGCAAAACGACCCATAGATGGCGTAATTGCGATTTCCGACGCCTCCGTGAGAACGCCTCAGGTTGTTCTTCCGGGTCACAAGCTAGCTTTCTGGCCTGACCTGTGGGTTCCAGTGTAGCtaccaaataaaaacaaagggtTTTACTGAGGTTAGGGTTCTAATACAACCTCAAACACATGCATATGCATTCCATAAATAGATTTTGATATGATTCAGACAAGCGTAGGAAAATGCTtggataacaacaataatactcAACATAGAGCTAACTGACGAACTGCTGTGAATTGGTATTGTTTTACGTTTTAGTAAATTCCTGACCAAAAGTTGAAGGTAAGTCCTGTAACGTAAATTCATTCTGTATCTATAGGAATATTTGCGACTTTCTTTTTTCCGATTCCTTTGAACGCCGGTTATTGATCGCAATAGCCAACGTTGCAGCACCCAAAGGCAGCGCTTCAACCATAGCGAGTTTGTCTTCGCCACATTTTATTGAGCAATTTCCAAGCGAAACATCACCCTGCTGAAGTGTGAACTTTAGGATTGGGACTCCTACGGAGTTATCTAAGGATCACAACAATGGCAGTAAAGTCGATATGTGTTGCTCTTCCAGGATGTCGGACTCGGACAGTGACGAGGACCAAGACAGACCCTTTTCTCTGACTGGCTTCCTCTTTGGAAACATCAACGAAGACGGACAGCTAGAGGATGACAGTATTCTAGACAATGTAAGTGCAAACCTTGATCAGTACATTCACGTTGCAAGTCAATTCTGTTGCTAACGTTTGCGTTTATCGCTCCAGGAGTCCAAAAAGCATTTGGCTGGATTGGGCTCGCTGGGTTTGGGCTCACTCATCACAGAAATTACTGCAAATGAGCAGGACAGTCGGGAGGAAAGCAAAAACTCTGGTATTAGGGAGAGTTTGCGAAACATCAAAACAGCATCTGTGTTGCCAGAAAAGTGATGTCGTTTCTACATTTTGCCCAGGTTGGGTGAAAAGTACTGAAGATGCTGTCGACTACTCTGACATCAGCGAGGTCGCTGAAGATGAGACAAAGAAGTACCATCAAGCTATGGGCACGTTGCAGCCCAACAGGAAAGCAGGTGATGGACAGACAGCCGATTTGATATTTCTATCTGTATCTTCTGAAAACACAGTTGAAAATGTCACAAATTTAAATATGTCTCTTCCTTCATTGctgcagatgatgaagatgactaTGATGCAGACTGTGAGGATATTGACTCCAAACTtatgcctcctccacctccaccaagCCTTACTGGAGccaccaagaaagaggagcCCAGCCCCCAGAGCACAAATGGTAACAGCCCTTTTACTAAACTAGAAGTCTGTAGCTTTTTATAAAACCTTTCTGCTCTAAGAAATGATTATTTTGTTCCTAAGTAAAGTAAAGTTGTCTGTTGCTCTTATAACATGACACCACCTCTTATTGCAGCTGGGGAAGAGGGCGATGGCATCAttcttccctccatcatccctccgtCCTCTGCTGGTGATAAGGTTGActttagcagctcctctgaCTCAGAGTCAGAAACTGACCGACCTTGCCAGGGTTTGGGGTCTCGCGGTGCCCCAGATAGGCTCAACCTCCCTCTCGCGGGTATCATGCAGAAAGATGCTGCCAAAGCGTTACCAGGTGTTACGCAGCTTTTCCCAGAATTCAGACCTGGAAAGGTAAACCGTCATTCGTAACACAATGAAAGTCTTTATTGTAACCACTATTTTCAAGTGATTGTGGGTGTTCTTTTTCCCCCAGGTGCTCAGGTTCTTGCGGCTGTTtggtcctggaaaaaatgtgcCGTCCGTATGGAGAAGTGCCCGCAGGAAGAAAAAACGGAAGCACCGAGACACCCAGCCTGGGACGCCTCCTCCAGACGGAGAACCAACAGAGCAACACCAGGAGAAGAAATCTGGATGGATTTATGAATATGcggccccccctcccccagagcAGTGTCTCTCCGACGATGAGGTAGGCCTTCAGCAGTTCCAACCAAGGCTCAGATTATTGCTGCCACCTTTTGTCCAGCAGCATGGAAATGCATTTATTACCTCACATACCCGTTTATCCAGATAACCATGATGGCTCCAGTAGAATCTAAGTTCTCACAAGCCTGCGGTGATggagacaaagagacagagTCTCGCCCCAAGGTGGCAGAATGGCGATATGGTCCAGCCCAGCTTTGGTACGACATGCTGGGTGTCTCTGAGGATGGTAGCAACTTCAACTATGGGTTCAAGCTGAGAGACTTTCTGCCCAAGGAGCCTGAGAAGCCAGATGTGCCTCAGGAAAATACAGAGACTTCACAGAAGGTATGCAGATGTGGAGGGCAGACAGCAGAGCTTGTAAACTATAGATTATTcttattgtattttatttcctaCAATTGTAATTGCAGGAACAAGACAGCCATGACGGAGctgttgaggaggaggatgaagacctgCCTAAACGCAAATTGACACTTGAAGATGAGCTATTCATGATGGTCACTCAACTGCAATGGGAGGAGGATATAATCTGGAACGGGGAGGATGTGAAACACAAGGGCACCAAGGCTCAGCGGGCCAGCCTGGCTGGGTGGCTCCCCTCCAGCATGACCCGTAATGCTAATGCCTACAACGCTCAGCAGGGTAAGGAAAAAAGATGTTAAAACAGTgctaaaagagtaaatataatTACAAATGTAATTACAACAATTGCTTTTCCAGGTCTGGCGAGGAGTAATTTGCAGATGATAACACCTACCCTTCCACCCATGCCCAAAATTCCTTTGATCTCTAGCTCCAAACGTGAAAAAAACAGCCACGATAATCAAGGTGAGTAGCTTTTCCTTCAGAACTTACAGGCTATACATTCTGCACACATTTTTGTCCAACGTAAagttgacattttattttatggatTGTGATGTAATTTGGTTCGTCTGCAGCATCTCATGATGAAGACCCTCCCTGGTTCTCCATTTTCCCCATCGATAATGAGGAGTTGGTATATGGACGTTGGGAGGATAACATCATCTGGGATGACCAGGAGATGGATCATATGCTCATGCCGCCTATTCTTGTCCTTGATCCCAATGATGAAAATATCATCCTAGgtatttttacatttcagtcTTCTTGGGCGACAGTGTTGACCGCTACGCTACCTGCTAACTCTTGGTTGTCTTTCAATTTATATCTGCTTTCTTGCCTCTTTTGTAGAAATTCCTGATGAGAAAGAGGAGATGACCTCTCACTCACCATCAAAGgagaataaaaaggaaacgGCGATCAAGAAGAGTCGCATCCTCTTGGGGAAGACTGGAGTGATAAAAGAAGAGCCACAGCAGGTAAAGTATTAGTGTTAATAGAGAGTTTAGTGGAGGCAGGCATTATTTCAGACTGaaaactttaaatatttttcttaagtataaaaaaaatgaaacagttATTACTCTATATATTTTCAGATATTGTTATAAGGTTGAAATAGACCCAATTTGAGAATTTCTGATCTGTTTGAATGTTATCAGAATATGTCCCAGCCTGAAGTCAAAGACCCATGGAACCTCTCCAATGATGAGTTCTACTACCCAAAGCAGCAGGGTCTCAGGGGGACTTTTGGTGGCAACATTATTCAGGTAACCTGTCAATAAATGCTCAACTTCTGAATCAATTGCATAGATTTACTGGCTATAAAGTAAGCACTTGGTCAGTGTAAATATACTGTGTAGAATAGCTGTATACTGAATCCATTTTCTGTCCTTGTAACAGCATTCCATTCCTGCATTGGAGCTGCGACAGCCCTTCTTCCCCACTCACATGGGTCCGATGAAGCTGCGCCAGTTTCATCGGCCGCCTCTGAAGAAGTACTCGTTCGGGGCTTTGGCTCAGCCGGGACCTCATGCTGTCCAGCCCCTTCTGAAACACATCAAAAAGAAGGCTAAGGTGGAGCTCGCATTTAAAACATTAACTTTATGCTGTATGCTGTGTCCTGGgtacaaatgtaaatgttgtcTGTTGGCATAGATGCGAGAGCAGGAGAGGcaggcttcaggaggaggagacatgTTCTTCATGCGAACTCCGCAGGATTTAACAGGCAAAGATGGAGATCTGATCCTGGCTGAATACAGTGAGGAATACCCACCTCTTTTCATGCAAGTCGGCATGGCCAGCAAGATCAAAAACTATTACAAACGGGTCAGTGTGTCCGTTTGTTGGTTGGTTTTTATATATTAAACTGCTACTTGTtgctggagggttagggttagggttagggttaggtcgaTAAAACTCTTTCTGATATGTTGCTGTATTTAGAAACCTGGAAAAGATCCTGGAGCTCCTGACTGTAAGTATGGAGAGACTGTGTACTGCCACACATCACCTTTCCTGGGTTCTCTACACCCTGGACAGCTGCTTCAGGTCAGAACATAATGATCAAAGATTCGGTCTACGGATAAGATTGAAGATTTGGTCTAAAGTTTACGGTCTATCCATTGTTACAGGCATTTGAAAACAACCTTTTTCGAGCTCCAATTTACCTGCACAAGATGCCAGAGTCAGATTTCTTGGTTCTCCGAACGCGACATGGCTACTTTATTAGGGAGCTTGCAgacatttttgtggtgggtcaGGAGTGTTCCTTGTTCGAGGTCCCGGGTCCTAACTCCAAACGAGCAAACACTCACATCAGAGACTTTCTTCAGGTATGCTTCATTCTCTCATTTATCCCTGGAAGCTCCCTGCTGATCATTGCCGATGCTTAACAtccactcccctgctctgtaGGTCTTCATTTACCGTCTCTTCTGGAAGAGCAAAGATCGGCCTCGCAGAATCCGCATGGAGGACATAAAGAAAGCCTTCCCCTCTCATTCAGAGAGCAGTATCAGGAAGCGACTGAAACTCTGTGCAGATTTCAAACGTACAGGTAAACGGGGCTCCCCAATCAACTTTTCCTGCGGTGAGACTTAACAAAGCAAGCTGTTAGCTCAGTGCTGCGTTCTGTCGCGTAGAACGGAGCGTTTGTTTCAGTAAGAGTAAATGTCTGTTCCCTCCTTCCAGGGATGGATTCCAACTGGTGGGTGTTGAAGCCCGACTTCAGGTTGCCCACAGAAGAGGAGATCAGGGCCATGGTGTCTCCGGAACAATGCTGTGCTTATTATAGCATGCTTCATGCAGAGCAGAGGCTCAAGGTACCCTCGACTGCTACTTCACTTCACTCCACGTGACATAGGATCTCATACCTATTCATTTACACGCTTAGGATGCCGGATATGGCGAGAAATCCTTCTTTGCGCCAGAAGAAGAGAATGAAGAGGACTTCCAAATGAAGATTGATGATGAAGTATTTATTTCCCTATAATAAATACACTTATAGATTGTGAGGTTAGCAGCATGCTGATGATTTGATCAACATTCTAGGTGCGCACTGCTCCATGGAACACAACAAGAGCTTTTATTTCAGCCATGAAAGGGAAATGTCTGTTGGAGGTTACGGGCGTGGCTGATCCCACAGGCTGTGGAGAGGGCTTCTCCTATGTCAAAGTGCCCAACAAACCCACTCAGCAGAAGGTCTGATCATCTTCATTAAATGCCCACCACCCTTTTGCTCCTGTTTGCCAGTGTATAGAAGTTGGACTCTGatcatgtgtgttttccttaGGATGACAAAGAGCCCCAGCCTGCCAAGAAGACCGTGACGGGGACAGACGCTGACCTGAGGAGGCTGTCACTGAAAAATGCCAAGCAGCTTCTGCGCAAGTTTGGTGTACCAGAGGAAGAGGTGATACACTGGTGTTAAACAAGCACGTCCGTGGGTGATAAAGTGGTCGTCACCCCTGCTTACGTCGATTGTTTTGAACTAGATCAAGAAACTTTCACGTTGGGAGGTGATCGATGTGGTTAGAACCATGTCCACAGAGCAGGCACGTTCAGGCGAGGGGCCCATGAGCAAGTTCGCCAGGGGTTCTCGTTTCTCTGTCGCGGAACACCAAGAGCGCTACAAGGAAGAATGCCAAAGAATATTTGACCTGCAGAACAAGTGAGACTCTTGTTAGGGTTTCAGTATTATGACGGCTCCAGTGGGACCGCATGTGGAATCAGAtcctttgtctgatccctccaGAGTGTTGGAGTCTACAGAGGTGCTGTCCACAGATACTGACAGCAGCTCGGCAGAGGACAGTGACTTTGAGGAGATGGGGAAGAACATCGAGAACATGCTGCAGAACAAGAAAACCAGTTCCCAGCTTTCCcgtgagagggaggagcaggagaggaaggagtTGCAGAGGATGCTGTTGGGGGAGGAAAGCGATCGGGACCACAAGGGGCGCAAAGATCGGCGCAAGGGCTTGTGTGAGTTTGTAAATGTCAGAGTGCACAGAGACTGATGGCTCACCTCTTATTTTTCATCTCAGAAAGCTGATCAGTGACGTAACAAAGTCTTGTATTAATGTTGTTTGTCCATCTACGGGTTGACATTCATCACAAACCTCAACCGAACACGCTGACAGATTAATAATTGTAATTTGTCCTTTGTTTGTCTCTTTACAGCCAGCTCTTTATCCACCGGCTCCCACAAGGATGATGACGCATCGTCCGTCACCAGTCTGAACTCCTCGGCCACAGGGAAGAGACTCAAGATCTATCGCACTTTCAGGGATGAAGACGGCAAGGAATATGTCCGCTGTGAGACAGTGCGCAAGGCCTCAGTCATCGATGCCTACACCAGAATTAGAACTACCAAGGATGATGAGTTCATGTGAGTCTTTTACTGAAGAAACTACACAGCAGAATTACTTGTATTCAATTACTTTCGATGAGACCTTTTAGAAAACATAGATGCTGATTTTTGGGGGTGATGGTAAAAGCTCAGTAGAAGTTTCCTTATGGGGTCAAGGCTTCAGTATTTAGCAGCTGATATTATTTGTTGTTATGGCTGCAGACGGAAGTTTGCCGTCTTCGATGAGCAACACAGAGAAGAGATGAGGAAGGAGCGGCGGCGCATTCAGGAGCAACTGAGGAGACTAAAAAGAAACCAAGAAAAAGACAAGATTAAAGGCCCTCCAGAGAAGAAGACCAAGAAGGCCAAAGAGAGACCAGACCTCAAGGTAAAAGTAAGCCTGCTGAATTCCTACTAAACTTCTTGCTAATGTATGTTGGCCAGCTCTGTTACACCAAGCTAAAGCGTTTGCTAATCATTTACATAAATATAAGGCCAAATATTATTGAGGGTTAATGTTGACTGCGTTCTTTAACTTTTACCTCTTTTCACTAGCTAAAGTGTGGAGCATGTGGTGCCATCGGACACATGAGGACCAACAAGTTCTGCCCACTGTACTATCAAACCAACGCCCCTCCTTCTAACCCAGTTGCgatgacagaggagcaggaggaggaactggagaagaCTGTCATCCATAATGACAATGAGGAACTGATCAAAGTTGAGGGCACCAAGATTGTACTGGGCAAACAGCTGATTGAGAGGTAGACTATATCTGACTTTCTTCTGTCTTCAATATTCCAACATCTACTAATAGTCTCAATATTCATCACATTGATGTGATGGACTCTACCCCCCTGCGTTTTTCCataattttattccttttttagtgcCGATGAGGTGCGCAGAAAATCTTTAGTGCTCAAGTTTCCCAAACAGCAGCTTCCTCCTAAGAAGAAGAGGCGTGTAGGCAGTGCTGTACACTGTGACTACCTCAATGTAAGCACCTAttttcttttgggtttttgGTTTATTGGACATTCTCTGAGCCAGTCTGCATGGATAACCTTTGAAACCATTTTACAGAAGCCACACAAGGTCATCCACCGTAGACGCACAGACCCCATGGTGACGTTGTCATCTGTGCTGGAGAGCATCATCAACGACATGAGGGATCATCCCAATGTAAGATTTGTTTGACACGCACTTCCTTGAGTTATGATTTGGTTCATTCTTCTCTGTTGTAAGCGCTCCTCCCCTGTCCTATTCTACGCAGACGTATCCCTTCCACACACCGGTTAATGCCAAGGTTGTGAAGGATTACTACAAGATCATCACCCGGCCCATGGACCTTCAGACCCTGAGGGAGAACGTGCGTAAACGATTGTATCCAT
This window harbors:
- the taf1 gene encoding transcription initiation factor TFIID subunit 1 isoform X4; this translates as MSDSDSDEDQDRPFSLTGFLFGNINEDGQLEDDSILDNESKKHLAGLGSLGLGSLITEITANEQDSREESKNSGWVKSTEDAVDYSDISEVAEDETKKYHQAMGTLQPNRKADDEDDYDADCEDIDSKLMPPPPPPSLTGATKKEEPSPQSTNAGEEGDGIILPSIIPPSSAGDKVDFSSSSDSESETDRPCQGLGSRGAPDRLNLPLAGIMQKDAAKALPGVTQLFPEFRPGKVLRFLRLFGPGKNVPSVWRSARRKKKRKHRDTQPGTPPPDGEPTEQHQEKKSGWIYEYAAPPPPEQCLSDDEITMMAPVESKFSQACGDGDKETESRPKVAEWRYGPAQLWYDMLGVSEDGSNFNYGFKLRDFLPKEPEKPDVPQENTETSQKEQDSHDGAVEEEDEDLPKRKLTLEDELFMMVTQLQWEEDIIWNGEDVKHKGTKAQRASLAGWLPSSMTRNANAYNAQQGLARSNLQMITPTLPPMPKIPLISSSKREKNSHDNQASHDEDPPWFSIFPIDNEELVYGRWEDNIIWDDQEMDHMLMPPILVLDPNDENIILEIPDEKEEMTSHSPSKENKKETAIKKSRILLGKTGVIKEEPQQNMSQPEVKDPWNLSNDEFYYPKQQGLRGTFGGNIIQHSIPALELRQPFFPTHMGPMKLRQFHRPPLKKYSFGALAQPGPHAVQPLLKHIKKKAKMREQERQASGGGDMFFMRTPQDLTGKDGDLILAEYSEEYPPLFMQVGMASKIKNYYKRKPGKDPGAPDCKYGETVYCHTSPFLGSLHPGQLLQAFENNLFRAPIYLHKMPESDFLVLRTRHGYFIRELADIFVVGQECSLFEVPGPNSKRANTHIRDFLQVFIYRLFWKSKDRPRRIRMEDIKKAFPSHSESSIRKRLKLCADFKRTGKRGSPINFSCGMDSNWWVLKPDFRLPTEEEIRAMVSPEQCCAYYSMLHAEQRLKDAGYGEKSFFAPEEENEEDFQMKIDDEVRTAPWNTTRAFISAMKGKCLLEVTGVADPTGCGEGFSYVKVPNKPTQQKDDKEPQPAKKTVTGTDADLRRLSLKNAKQLLRKFGVPEEEIKKLSRWEVIDVVRTMSTEQARSGEGPMSKFARGSRFSVAEHQERYKEECQRIFDLQNKVLESTEVLSTDTDSSSAEDSDFEEMGKNIENMLQNKKTSSQLSREREEQERKELQRMLLGEESDRDHKGRKDRRKGLSSSLSTGSHKDDDASSVTSLNSSATGKRLKIYRTFRDEDGKEYVRCETVRKASVIDAYTRIRTTKDDEFIRKFAVFDEQHREEMRKERRRIQEQLRRLKRNQEKDKIKGPPEKKTKKAKERPDLKLKCGACGAIGHMRTNKFCPLYYQTNAPPSNPVAMTEEQEEELEKTVIHNDNEELIKVEGTKIVLGKQLIESADEVRRKSLVLKFPKQQLPPKKKRRVGSAVHCDYLNKPHKVIHRRRTDPMVTLSSVLESIINDMRDHPNTYPFHTPVNAKVVKDYYKIITRPMDLQTLRENVRKRLYPSREEFREAVELIVKNSATYNGAKHPITQVAQSMLDLCDTKLKEKEDRLVRLEKAINPLLDDDDQVAFSFILDNIVTQKMMAVPDSWPFHHPVNKKFVPDYYKVIVNPMDLENIRKNISKHKYQNRDTFLSDVSLIHTNSIKYNGPDSPYTKTALDIVTVCKQTLDEYDEHLTQLEKDISTAKEAALDAADLECLDPMTPGPYTPQPADLFDSGASGSLPRETSSLFSEGPLVVAPEKRGGQGRHFRRPGEEESDVDIEGFEEENDGKPKTPAPAEDADGDLEDDDDEDEMLLPLRRQVHDQEEEEEEEEEDSAPGRPAHSSVLYQDLLMSEGEDDASEEEGDNPFSSIQLSESGSDSDREMDVRPAPPRRTQETARMGMELDESMMSYEGDEHDGPQMEDSNVSYGSYEEMESQSQMPPSSMGNGEEYGISDEEEEEDEDEEARRRGPAVLTQVQLSEDEESEEFRSIGDSDLDSDV
- the taf1 gene encoding transcription initiation factor TFIID subunit 1 isoform X5; this encodes MSDSDSDEDQDRPFSLTGFLFGNINEDGQLEDDSILDNESKKHLAGLGSLGLGSLITEITANEQDSREESKNSGWVKSTEDAVDYSDISEVAEDETKKYHQAMGTLQPNRKADDEDDYDADCEDIDSKLMPPPPPPSLTGATKKEEPSPQSTNAGEEGDGIILPSIIPPSSAGDKVDFSSSSDSESETDRPCQGLGSRGAPDRLNLPLAGIMQKDAAKALPGVTQLFPEFRPGKVLRFLRLFGPGKNVPSVWRSARRKKKRKHRDTQPGTPPPDGEPTEQHQEKKSGWIYEYAAPPPPEQCLSDDEITMMAPVESKFSQACGDGDKETESRPKVAEWRYGPAQLWYDMLGVSEDGSNFNYGFKLRDFLPKEPEKPDVPQENTETSQKEQDSHDGAVEEEDEDLPKRKLTLEDELFMMVTQLQWEEDIIWNGEDVKHKGTKAQRASLAGWLPSSMTRNANAYNAQQGLARSNLQMITPTLPPMPKIPLISSSKREKNSHDNQASHDEDPPWFSIFPIDNEELVYGRWEDNIIWDDQEMDHMLMPPILVLDPNDENIILEIPDEKEEMTSHSPSKENKKETAIKKSRILLGKTGVIKEEPQQNMSQPEVKDPWNLSNDEFYYPKQQGLRGTFGGNIIQHSIPALELRQPFFPTHMGPMKLRQFHRPPLKKYSFGALAQPGPHAVQPLLKHIKKKAKMREQERQASGGGDMFFMRTPQDLTGKDGDLILAEYSEEYPPLFMQVGMASKIKNYYKRKPGKDPGAPDCKYGETVYCHTSPFLGSLHPGQLLQAFENNLFRAPIYLHKMPESDFLVLRTRHGYFIRELADIFVVGQECSLFEVPGPNSKRANTHIRDFLQVFIYRLFWKSKDRPRRIRMEDIKKAFPSHSESSIRKRLKLCADFKRTGMDSNWWVLKPDFRLPTEEEIRAMVSPEQCCAYYSMLHAEQRLKDAGYGEKSFFAPEEENEEDFQMKIDDEVRTAPWNTTRAFISAMKGKCLLEVTGVADPTGCGEGFSYVKVPNKPTQQKDDKEPQPAKKTVTGTDADLRRLSLKNAKQLLRKFGVPEEEIKKLSRWEVIDVVRTMSTEQARSGEGPMSKFARGSRFSVAEHQERYKEECQRIFDLQNKVLESTEVLSTDTDSSSAEDSDFEEMGKNIENMLQNKKTSSQLSREREEQERKELQRMLLGEESDRDHKGRKDRRKGLSSSLSTGSHKDDDASSVTSLNSSATGKRLKIYRTFRDEDGKEYVRCETVRKASVIDAYTRIRTTKDDEFIRKFAVFDEQHREEMRKERRRIQEQLRRLKRNQEKDKIKGPPEKKTKKAKERPDLKVKLKCGACGAIGHMRTNKFCPLYYQTNAPPSNPVAMTEEQEEELEKTVIHNDNEELIKVEGTKIVLGKQLIESADEVRRKSLVLKFPKQQLPPKKKRRVGSAVHCDYLNKPHKVIHRRRTDPMVTLSSVLESIINDMRDHPNTYPFHTPVNAKVVKDYYKIITRPMDLQTLRENVRKRLYPSREEFREAVELIVKNSATYNGAKHPITQVAQSMLDLCDTKLKEKEDRLVRLEKAINPLLDDDDQVAFSFILDNIVTQKMMAVPDSWPFHHPVNKKFVPDYYKVIVNPMDLENIRKNISKHKYQNRDTFLSDVSLIHTNSIKYNGKGPDSPYTKTALDIVTVCKQTLDEYDEHLTQLEKDISTAKEAALDAADLECLDPMTPGPYTPQPADLFDSGASGSLPRETSSLFSEGPLVVAPEKRGGQGRHFRRPGEEESDVDIEGFEEENDGKPKTPAPAEDADGDLEDDDDEDEMLLPLRRQVHDQEEEEEEEEEDSAPGRPAHSSVLYQDLLMSEGEDDASEEEGDNPFSSIQLSESGSDSDREMDVRPAPPRRTQETARMGMELDESMMSYEGDEHDGPQMEDSNVSYGSYEEMESQSQMPPSSMGNGEEYGISDEEEEEDEDEEARRRGPAVLTQVQLSEDEESEEFRSIGDSDLDSDV